One region of Purpureocillium takamizusanense chromosome 4, complete sequence genomic DNA includes:
- a CDS encoding uncharacterized protein (COG:S~EggNog:ENOG503NZ9S), producing the protein MAALMPLESPLADPSLAPLPRTPAEFPAPLNTTLLGTSYGAKNCVVKINVFGHHAAKAFTTGELIRGTVNVTAPIDIPFRTITITLVGCARTTSYMGWTGGPKTYRIPLIRAPMLPYGWLPDPAIEGKFTSKTTYRQQFSFVIPEQLPSFHCFGACSNPDAAERHKRFHPTTGNFHLDDLAPTVTNIIYYISVEAVLKEGDDPKMSKLFQASYPLPIFPYCPDEPPRIITNQDVRYNMCNTKKLRRWLMPFSRSLGTLTAVASQPPAIMMNAHTLATTPTCARINLLFTPTTRGQGPPHIGSIKVALKACTFFSTRPMDCIPDMGDAPPALTASIPLEYSTKRVLVTVFPDAPSWKREQCEKCRGQGSPSSSVCFKPSLDDMGLDKNDAPMIDTREVPEGEEQQHRPPTVSWPIAPPEHRCEYPSYQALLRIRFGLENQKGTMFLPTFYSCTIARTYKLKLRMIVGPARHTMKFGVPLQIGVERYSQSKREPEPRSLGPNPDEGEGVTQHEVPAVHGQGRGEESSGEES; encoded by the coding sequence atggcggccttgatgccTCTAGAGTCCCCTTTGGCGGACCCCTCACTTGCTCCCCTACCTCGCACGCCCGCGGAGTTCCCTGCCCCATTGAACACAACCTTGCTCGGTACCTCGTACGGTGCCAAGAATTGTGTTGTCAAAATCAATGTCTTCGGTCACCacgcggccaaggccttcACGACGGGCGAGTTGATCCGCGGAACAGTCAACGTCACTGCCCCCATTGACATACCGTTtcgcaccatcaccatcaccctGGTCGGCTGTGCTCGGACTACGTCGTACATGGGCTGGACTGGGGGCCCGAAGACGTACCGGATTCCTCTCATTAGAGCCCCCATGTTGCCGTATGGGTGGTTGCCGGACCCGGCCATCGAAGGCAAGTTCACTTCGAAGACAACGTACAGGCAGCAATTCAGCTTTGTGATCCCGGAACAGCTCCCTAGCTTCCACTGCTTTGGAGCCTGCAGCAATCCCGACGCCGCGGAGCGCCACAAGCGGTTTCATCCCACCACGGGGAATTTCCATCTCGATGACCTGGCCCCGACGGTCACCAACATCATCTACTACATTAGCGTGGAGGCGGTTCTGAAGGAAGGCGATGATCCCAAGATGTCGAAACTGTTCCAGGCGTCATATCCCCTCCCGATTTTCCCGTATTGCCCAGATGAGCCCCCCCGCATCATCACAAACCAGGACGTCAGGTACAACATGTGCAACACCAAGAAGCTCAGAAGGTGGTTGATGCCTTTCTCGAGGTCTCTTGGCACACTCACGGCCGTCGCATCCCAACCCCCCGCCATCATGATGAACGCGCACACCCTCGCGACAACCCCGACCTGCGCCCGTATCAACTTGTTATTCACGCCAACGACACGAGGACAAGGCCCCCCCCACATCGGCTCAATCAAGGTTGCCCTCAAGGCCTGCACTTTCTTCAGCACCCGGCCGATGGACTGCATCCCTGACATGGGCGATGCACCGCCTGCCTTGACGGCTAGTATCCCGCTCGAGTACTCGACGAagcgcgtcctcgtcaccgtgTTCCCGGACGCCCCATCATGGAAGCGTGAGCAGTGCGAGAAATGCCGCGGACAAGGATCCCCGAGCTCTTCTGTTTGCTTTAAACCCAGCCTTGACGATATGGGCCTTGACAAGAATGACGCGCCCATGATTGACACACGCGAGgtgcccgagggcgaggaacAACAGCACCGGCCACCTACGGTATCGTGGCCGATTGCGCCACCTGAACATCGGTGCGAGTATCCCTCGTATCAAGCGCTACTCAGGATACGATTTGGTCTCGAAAATCAAAAGGGCACCATGTTTCTGCCCACGTTTTACTCGTGTACGATTGCGCGGACGTATAAGCTCAAGCTGAGGATGATTGTCGGTCCAGCGAGACACACCATGAAATTTGGTGTGCCTCTGCAGATCGGCGTGGAGCGTTACTCCCAATCTAAACGCGAACCCGAACCACGCTCACTAGGCCCGAATCcggatgagggcgagggcgtaACGCAGCATGAAGTGCCTGCCGTGCATGGCcagggacgaggagaggagTCATCAGGGGAGGAGTCGTGA
- a CDS encoding uncharacterized protein (EggNog:ENOG503P503), translated as MEDPWGGDPWSTADDGNALHPDAAAAAAKLGLPTAPRQAHFAADGGSRGSSPRRVLAAPWGRELEDPDDAWGGWNAGAESPGWGRSPGIKPAAGAAVREPSPDPWGGLGSTKRTDVEEEPSGRREERTADSAISLGEDDTQRRDTYNDGKVRRSSSIDERAHDIWGVDVSAVLKEAAASDPADGPGEVVDEIAKPDTSEKLTCGEDGSREVATSDEPLEEDRKPSKVQELVEMFDGIAHRNAASSEALSTSTKEPTAIAVDTDVALQVPDIQVAEAFDEELQHEGMAGSEDNEEVDKSAPEPTAGDEDQKPLPDTEQRVDSGSRLKLPPVPFPIDLTQLDRLFPSTPSTSVDPEPVPDVIIDDTFASVSERKAWYHVSRFGSIRKYNGGGGGDDDDGYVRVSWAGSHVRDKTLRIVRRWMEEDSIGGRVVLGRRLGAGGGGNLFNWDSEAPPVEIGELLRAKKSKGAAAGVGGHGRQASAVVRGSVMSPTEPAFAWSSSSLPSSPLAARQPELMPMPDAAEHKQSQDAPPVEPKQSLERPASLQLPRPPEATPATRQPLSPLTQSHPVANDDTTAEEEDEDEDDEWGEMVSPETAAQPEPSSTAPSLPAPLDVNASHTTTIAAAAATPLDRASVIPPDDTDESTLLPSTEIHIKAAPSRTPNDPWAAQDSDWHDSSSSSSAEEEEGESQHTLVTTITHGAPSSSDLDPWDTSATAASPLPVHGAPEAGTPKPAAAAATRRSPVQEPPTPSLGPSNPADTPFPLPPASTTTTTTAATASLATRQTATTTKPTIAAAAAAVAAAPPAPGANPPIADDQLVADILRNLPDLSYMLH; from the coding sequence aTGGAAGATCCCTGGGGCGGTGATCCGTGGTCGACAGCAGACGACGGCAATGCCCTGCAccctgatgctgctgctgcggcggcgaagctaGGCCTACCTACCGCACCGCGGCAGGCACATTTCGcggccgatggcggcagcagaggcAGTAGCCCGCGAAGGGTGTTGGCCGCGCCTTGGGGTcgggagctcgaggacccGGACGATGCGTGGGGGGGCTGGAACGCGGGCGCCGAGAGTCCTGGATGGGGGAGGAGCCCTGGGATAAAGCctgctgcgggcgcggccgtGAGGGAACCCTCGCCGGATCCGTGGGGTGGACTGGGTTCGACGAAGAGGACcgacgtggaggaggagccctCTGGTCGGCGCGAGGAACGGACGGCGGACTCGGCCATCAGCCTGGGAGAAGACGACACACAGCGACGCGATACCTACAACGATGGTAAAGTGAGACGATCGAGCTCCATTGATGAGCGCGCACATGATATATGGGGAGTGGACGTGTCGGCAGTACTCAAAGAAGCGGCAGCATCCGATCCTGCCGACGGACCGGGCGAGGTGGTTGACGAAATAGCGAAGCCCGACACATCTGAGAAATTAACGTGCGGTGAAGATGGCTCTCGCGAAGTCGCCACATCAGATGAGCCGCTAGAGGAAGACAGGAAGCCATCGAAGGTGCAGGAGCTGGTGGAGATGTTTGATGGCATCGCCCACAGAAACGCAGCCTCTTCGGAAGCATTGAGCACGTCAACAAAGGAGCCCACAGCTATCGCGGTAGACACGGATGTAGCACTGCAGGTTCCCGACATTCAGGTCGCAGAAGCgttcgacgaggagcttcAGCACGAGGGCATGGCCGGTTCGGAGGACAACGAAGAGGTGGACAAGTCTGCGCCGGAGCCAACGGCCGGGGACGAAGACCAAAAACCTCTACCAGACACCGAACAGCGTGTCGACTCTGGCTCAAGGCTAAAATTACCCCCCGTCCCCTTCCCCATCGACCTAACTCAGCTGGACCGGCTATTTCCTTCCACACCCTCCACGTCCGTCGACCCCGAGCCCGTCCCCGatgtcatcatcgacgacacCTTTGCCAGCGTCTCTGAGCGGAAAGCCTGGTACCATGTGTCGCGCTTCGGCTCCATCCGCAAGTACAACGGCGGGGGtgggggcgacgacgacgacggctacgTGCGCGTTAGCTGGGCCGGCTCGCACGTCCGCGACAAAACGCTGCGCATCGTGCGGCgctggatggaggaggactcgatcggcgggcgcgtcgtgCTGGGCCGCAggctcggcgcgggcggcggcggcaacctgTTCAACTGGGActcggaggcgccgcccgtggagattggcgagctgctcagggcgaagaagagcaagggcgcggcggcgggcgtcgggggCCATGGGCGGCAGGCGTCGGCTGTTGTCAGGGGGAGCGTCATGTCGCCCACCGAGCCGGCGTTCgcctggagcagcagcagcttaCCCTCGTCCCCCCTGGCTGCTCGACAGCCTGAGctgatgccgatgccggACGCTGCGGAGCACAAGCAGTCGCAAGATGCGCCTCCAGTCGAGCCCAAGCAGTCGCTGgagaggccggcgtcgctgcagctcccccggccgccagaggcgacgccggcgacacgACAGCCGTTGTCCCCCCTGACGCAATCCCATCCGGTagccaacgacgacaccaccgccgaagaggaagacgaggacgaggacgacgaatGGGGCGAGATGGTGTCACCAGAGACGGCCGCACAGCCAGAACCGTCGTCCACCGCCCCGTCACTACCCGCCCCCCTAGACGTCAACGCCtcccacaccaccaccatcgccgccgccgccgcgacaccCCTTGATCGCGCCAGCGTCATCCCGCCCGACGACACAGACGAGTCCACCCTCCTCCCGAGCACAGAAATCCACATCAAGGCCGCGCCTAGCCGCACGCCCAACGACCCCTGGGCCGCCCAGGACTCCGACTGGcacgactcgtcgtcgtcgtctagcgcagaggaggaggagggtgagtCCCAGCATACCCTCGTAACGACCATCACCCACGGCgccccgtcgagcagcgacCTCGACCCCTGGGAtacgtcggccacggcagccTCACCCTTGCCCGTCCACGGCGCACCCGAGGCCGGCACTCCGAaaccggcggccgcggccgcgacgaggaggagccctGTCCAGGAGCCCCCCACGCCGTCCCTCGGACCATCCAATCCGGCCGACACGCCCTTCCCTCTACCACCCGCCTctaccactaccactaccaccgccgccaccgcatcGCTGGCCACTAGACagacagcaacaacaacaaaaccAACAAttgcagcagcggccgccgcagtagcagcagctcctccagctccagggGCAAATCCACCCATCGCAGACGACCAGCTCGTAGCCGACATACTGCGCAACCTCCCCGACCTATCCTACATGCTGCACTAA